Proteins co-encoded in one Arthrobacter alpinus genomic window:
- a CDS encoding metal-sensitive transcriptional regulator: METETHTHGYSEEKQAYLRRLKRAEGQVRGIARMVEEDKYCIDILTQMAAVNKALHAVSIGLLEDHIAHCVVNAAHESAETGNPEIVAAKVSEATSAISRLLRS; encoded by the coding sequence ATGGAAACAGAAACTCACACCCACGGTTACTCGGAGGAGAAACAGGCCTACCTGCGCCGCCTCAAACGCGCCGAAGGCCAGGTTCGCGGCATCGCCCGGATGGTGGAAGAGGACAAATACTGCATCGATATCCTCACCCAGATGGCCGCCGTCAACAAGGCCCTGCACGCTGTCAGCATTGGCCTACTTGAGGACCACATTGCGCATTGCGTGGTCAACGCAGCCCACGAATCCGCCGAAACCGGCAACCCGGAAATCGTTGCAGCGAAGGTTTCCGAAGCAACATCCGCCATTTCACGCCTACTCAGGAGCTAA